TCCATTTTGTACCATAACGAATCAGAGACAGAATGTGCTTTAGTTTTCCATCCAGCTCGCTGTGGTCATTGTATAAATAGGAAAGCAAAATGTGTTCATGTTTCTTTTTCATAGCGAAATCGCTCTCGTATTCCAGCATACCAATCCCTCCTTGCTCTTTTTGATTGTAACCAAGTTGGCTATTCCAAGAAGTGATATTCCTCACAAAATCTTTTCCAGCTATTTGCTAGAATTAGGCCGTGAAAGTTTGTACAAAAGGCTTAGGGGAGGATATAATGATTGGACTTTCCAGTTTACTAGAAACAACTACGACCTTCGGAGATAAATTGCGATATTCAGAGGCTTCTCGAAATCAAAAAACAGGAACCCATCATGGGCATGGACCCGTTGTTGCTTGGAATATTACAAAAACTTGCAATCTTCATTGCTTACATTGCTACTCCAGCTCCGAAAATAAGAAATATGAAGGAGAGCTAAGCACAGAGGAAGCCCACGATGTAATTAATCAGCTAGCGGATATGAAGGTACCCGTTATCCTGTTTTCGGGCGGTGAACCTCTCATTCGACCAGATATTTTTGAGCTAGCCGAGCATGCTATTTCTCGGGGTATTCGCATTACATTCTCAACCAATGGCACGCTTATTGATGAGAAAAAGGCGAAGCGCTTAAAGGACTTAGGGATTAGCTATGTTGGCATAAGCTTGGATGGGATGCAAAAGACGCATGATTTTTTCCGTCAAAAAGAAGGTGCCTTTGATTTAGCCATTCGTGGAATCCGAAACTGTATGGCAGTGGGTCAAAAGGTTGGCCTTCGTTTTACGATGAACAAACACAACATTGAAGCGTTGCCAGATATTTTTGACCTGATTGAAAGAGAGAATATTCCGCGTGTCTGTTTCTATCATCTCGTCTATGCAGGCCGTGGAGGAGTCGAGGATGATATTACTCATCAGCAAACACGTGAGGCTTTAGACTTTATCATTGAAAAAATTCATTATTTCCAAAAATCAGGACAACCTCGCGAAATTTTAACAGTTGACAACCATGCAGATGCAATCTATCTCTACCTAAAAGTAATGGAAACCGATCCTGAGCTAGCAGGACGCATATGGGAAAAGCTGCAACGCAATGGCGGTAATCGTTCTGGTATCGCTTTCTGCAATATTGATCATCGTGGAATTGTGCATCCTGATCAATTTAGTCAAAACATCGCACTTGGAAATCTGCGGGAACAGTCCTTCGCAGAGATATGGCAGGGCGATCATCCTATTCTTCTTGGGTTGCGTGATCGGAAAAGCAAGATTCATGGGCGCTGTGCGACCTGTCAATACTTCTCCGTCTGTAACGGAAACTTCCGGCCTCGCGCACAGGGATTCTATGGAGATTTCTGGGCATCCGATCCACAATGTTATTTAACAGAGGATGAAATTCACTTGGCCGCATCAATATAAGGAAAGAAAAAGAGCTTTGCCGTATGCAAAGCTCCTTTCTTTTGCTACTCCTGCTCATTCAATTTCTTTTTACTCCCCCATGAAGCTTTTTTGGTACCTACCTGCCGGGTATCCCCTTCACTACGCAACGGTATTTCTCGCAGAAAAAACGTAAGAAGTAAAGCAAATACAAGCAACCAGGTGGAAGTAAGAAAAACTCCTGCTAATGCATACTGCAAGGCATCTCGTAAATTGGCAATTACATGATTAAACAGCTCGTGCAGCACTGGTGGAAGGCTTTTTTCTATTTGATCCAGCCGCTGTAGGTCCAGTAAAATTTGTGGGTTATGCAATGCGCTGATTTTCTGGACAAGTTCTGGCGGAATGTTAGGCAGATGACTAATACCTAATTGTGCCGTCGACTCACTCATTTTTGAGCCAATGCGTACGGAAAGAATGGTTCCCATAATAGCTACGCCAATTGTCCCACCTAAGGAACGAAATAACTGTGATGAAGCTGTAGCAACTCCTAAATCCTTACTCTTCACTGCATTTTGGACAGTGATCGTAAATACTGGCATAGCTACGCCCAGCCCTAATCCAAATACAATGAGATTGAACACAATTGAGCTACCCGTAGTTCCTTGATCCATTCGGGCTAGTAAATACAT
The nucleotide sequence above comes from Brevibacillus laterosporus LMG 15441. Encoded proteins:
- a CDS encoding radical SAM protein gives rise to the protein MIGLSSLLETTTTFGDKLRYSEASRNQKTGTHHGHGPVVAWNITKTCNLHCLHCYSSSENKKYEGELSTEEAHDVINQLADMKVPVILFSGGEPLIRPDIFELAEHAISRGIRITFSTNGTLIDEKKAKRLKDLGISYVGISLDGMQKTHDFFRQKEGAFDLAIRGIRNCMAVGQKVGLRFTMNKHNIEALPDIFDLIERENIPRVCFYHLVYAGRGGVEDDITHQQTREALDFIIEKIHYFQKSGQPREILTVDNHADAIYLYLKVMETDPELAGRIWEKLQRNGGNRSGIAFCNIDHRGIVHPDQFSQNIALGNLREQSFAEIWQGDHPILLGLRDRKSKIHGRCATCQYFSVCNGNFRPRAQGFYGDFWASDPQCYLTEDEIHLAASI